From one Brachypodium distachyon strain Bd21 chromosome 4, Brachypodium_distachyon_v3.0, whole genome shotgun sequence genomic stretch:
- the LOC100831288 gene encoding aldehyde dehydrogenase family 7 member A1, whose amino-acid sequence MASFAHKEHQFLAELGLSPRNPGSFACGAWGGSGPVITTTNPTNNQVIAEVVEASVDDYEKGMNACFDAAKTWMAIPAPKRGEIVRQIGDALRAKLDHLGRLLSLEMGKILPEGIGEVQEIIDMCDYAVGLSRQLNGSIIPSERPNHMMMEVWNPLGVVGVITAFNFPCAVLGWNACIALVCGNCVVWKGAPTTPLITIAMTKIVASVFEKNNLPSAIFTAFCGGAEIGQAIALDRRIPLVSFTGSSKVGQMVQQQVNARFGKCLLELSGNNAIIIMDDADIPLAVRSVLFAAVGTAGQRCTTCRRLLLHESIYQTVLDQLVEVYKQVRIGDPLEKGTLLGPLHTTASKESFLKGIQIIKSQGGKILLGGSAIESEGNFVQPTIVEISPSAPVVREELFGPVLYVMKFQTLKEAIEINNSVPQGLSSSIFTRKPDAIFKWIGPHGSDCGIVNVNIPTNGAEIGGAFGGEKATGGGREAGSDSWKQYMRRATCTINYGSELPLAQGINFG is encoded by the exons ATGGCGAGCTTCGCGCATAAGGAGCACCAGTTCCTCGCCGAGCTCGGCCTCTCGCCGCGCAACCCGGGATCCTTCGCCTGCGGCGCCTGGGGCGGCTCGGGCCCcgtcatcaccaccaccaaccCTACCAACAACCAG GTCATCGCTGAGGTCGTTGAGGCGTCCGTGGACGACTACGAGAAGGGCATGAACGCCTGCTTCGATGCTGCCAAGACCTGGATGGCT AttcctgctccgaagcgaggAGAAATTGTTAGGCAGATTGGTGATGCACTGCGAGCAAAGCTCGATCACCTTGGCAGGCTTCTGTCACTTGAGATGGGGAAAATTCTCCCTGAAGGAATTGGGGAGGTTCAG GAAATTATTGACATGTGTGATTATGCTGTGGGACTAAGTCGCCAGCTGAATGGATCCATCATACCATCTGAAC GCCCAAACCATATGATGATGGAG GTGTGGAATCCTCTTGGAGTTGTCGGTGTCATCACGGCATTCAATTTCCCTTGCGCTGTGCTGG GTTGGAATGCTTGCATTGCTTTGGTCTGCGGAAACTGCGTTGTCTG GAAGGGTGCTCCAACTACTCCATTGATCACTATTGCAATGACTAAAATAGTGGCTAGTGTATTCGAGAAGAACAACTTGCCAAGTGCAATCTTCACAGCTTTTTGTGGGGGTGCTGAAATTGGCCAAGCAATTGCTCTTGACAGAAGGATACCTTTGGTTTCATTCACAGGAAGTTCAAAG GTTGGTCAAATGGTTCAACAACAGGTTAATGCGAGATTTGGTAAGTGCCTTCTTGAACTTAGTGGGAACAATGCCATTATTATCATGGATGATGCAGACATTCCGCTAGCTGTGCGCTCGGTGTTGTTTGCTGCTGTTGGTACGGCAGGTCAACGATGCACCACATGTCGTAGGCTG CTTCTTCATGAAAGCATATATCAAACAGTTCTTGATCAACTTGTTGAGGTTTATAAACAAGTACGCATTGGGGATCCTTTGGAGAAGGGCACTTTATTGGGACCGCTGCACACTACTGCATCAAAAGAAAGCTTTTTGAAAGGCATCCAAATTATCAAATCCCAG GGAGGAAAGATCCTGTTAGGAGGATCTGCTATTGAATCGGAGGGAAACTTTGTTCAACCAACAATTGTGGAAATTTCACCTTCTGCACCAGTTGTGAGGGAAGAATTGTTTGGTCCTGTCCTTTATGTCATGAAATTTCAG ACCCTGAAGGAAGCAATCGAAATCAACAATTCTGTTCCTCAAGGACTGAGCAGTTCTATATTTACAAGGAAACCAGATGCTATTTTTAAGTGGATTGG GCCTCATGGTAGTGATTGCGGTATAGTAAATGTAAATATACCCACTAATGGTGCTGAAATTGGTGGAGCTTTTGGTGGAGAAAAAGCTACCGGTGGTGGAAGAGAAGCAGGAAGTGATTCCTGGAAGCAGTACATGAGGAGGGCAACTTG CACAATCAACTACGGAAGCGAACTACCCCTAGCACAGGGCATAAACTTTGGCTAG